The window GTTCCGGCATAGACGATACCACCGGTGGGGAAATCCGGTCCCTTGATGAACTCCATAAGCTCCTCTAAATCCGCCTCAGGGTGGTTGATGAGGTGGATCAAGGCATCCACCACCTCCCCCAAGTTGTGGGGCGGGATATTGGTCGCCATCCCCACTGCGATCCCCTGGGAGCCGTTTATCAACAGGTTCGGTATCCGAGCGGGAAGGACCACCGGCTCGGTTCGGGAACCGTCGTAGTTCGGCACGAAATCGACCGTTTCCTTCTCGATGTCGGCAAGCATCTCCTCGCAGATCTTGCTCATCCGTGCTTCGGTATAACGCATCGCTGCCGGAGGATCACCATCTATCGAGCCGAAGTTCCCCTGCCCGTCGATCAGGGGATAGCGCATCGAGAACTCCTGAGCCAGCCGGACGAGTGAGGGATAGATCACTCCCTCCCCATGGGGATGATAATTTCCTGAGACATCGCCGGCTATCTTGGCACATTTCCGGTAGGGCTTACCGTGATAGAGACCGAGATCATGCAGGGTATAGAGGATCCGCCGATGGACCGGCTTCAACCCATCCCGCACATCGGGAAGGGCACGGCTTATTATCACCGAGAGGGAATAGTCGAGGAACGAGTTCTTCATCTCGTCCTCAATGTCGACCGGGATCATCCGCTCGGGCATCTTCCTCTCCTTTCTTGAGAAAAGATCATAACTTGGAAAATCTCAGGCTTAAATGTCGAGGTTGCGGACAAAGAGGGCATTCTCCTCGATAAACCTCCGCCTCGGCTCAACCTCGCCCCCCATAAGGAGACTAAATATCCTGTCCGCTTCTACCGCATCCTCGATGGTGACCCGGATGAGCTTCCTCGTCTCCGGATTCATCGTGGTCTCCCAGAGTTGCTCCGGGTTCATCTCGCCAAGCCCCTTATATCGCTGGATGTAAACCCCCTGCTTTCCAAGGGTGAGGAGCCGGGAGAAGAGTTCATCCTTGGAGGATATCTCAAACTCCCCCTTCTTACCCATCACGGTGAACGGAGGGTGATCAAAGGAGGAGAGCTCCCTCTCTATCCCGATGAGCTGACGGTACTCGGGTGAGGAGATCAGTGAATAGTGGATCTTGGTGGGGTATCCGTTCATCCCCAAGGCGTTCTTCACCTCAAGAGCAAAGCCACCGTACTCCTCATCGGGAAGAACCTCGCTGACAGCAAACCCCTTCTCCGCGATTTTCCTTGCAAGCTGGGATATCTTCTTCCTATCGGATAGGAGTTCCGGGTCCTTCATCCCCAGGGAAAGAAGCAACTTAACCACCAGGGAGGCGTAACCCCTCCGTTCGAGCCGATCGAGGAAATATCGGCGATTCGCCATCTTGGTGAGGATGCGGGAAAGCTCCCTTCCCGTGTACTCTCCCCCTTCGTTGTTCTTTACCTTGACTTCGCTCACTACCAGGGAGAGAAGGTACTTTTCAAGCTCTTTATCATCATCGATATATCGCTCCTCTCTTTCCCTCTTCACCCGATAGAGGGGGGGTTGAGCAATATAGAGGAAACCCCGTTCGATGAGCTCCTGATAGTGACGGAAGAAAAAGGTCAAAAGGAGGGTTCTGATATGGGAGCCATCGACATCGGCGTCGGTCATTATAATTATCTTATGATAGCGAAGCTTGGCCAAATCAAACTCGTCCTTGCCGATGCCTGCTCCCAAGGCGGCGATTATCGTCCTTATCTCCTCGTTCGACAACATCTTATCGAACCGCGCCTTCTCCACATTGAGGATCTTACCCCTTAAAGGTAGTATCGCCTGGAACCTTCTGTCCCGCGCCTGCTTTGCCGACCCCCCAGCCGACTCCCCCTCTACCAGGAATAACTCCGCCTTGCCCGGGTCCCGTTCCTGGCAGTCGGCGAGCTTACCTGGAAGCGAGGTCGCCTCGAGAAGCCCTTTCCTTCGGGTAAGGTCTCGCGCCTTCCTCGCTGCCTCCCTCGCCCGCGCTGCATCGATCACCTTCTCCAAGATCACCTTTGCCACCTTTGGGTTCTCCTCGAAATAGCGGGTAAGCGACTCGTTCACGAACGCCTCCATCAACCCCCGCACCACCGAATTACCGAGCTTCGCCTTGGTCTGCCCTTCGAACTGAGGTTCGAATAGCTTAACGCTTATCACTGCGGTCAGTCCCTCTCTAACATCATCTCCTGTTATCTTTAAGCTGTTATTTTTTATAAGGTTGCGCGCCATAGCGTAGGAATTTATGCTCCTGGTAAGCCCTGCCTTGAAACCGACGAGGTGGGTTCCTCCCTCCTTGGTGTTTATGTTGTTGGCGAAGGAAAAGATGTTCTCTGTGTAGCCATCGTGGTACTGGAGGGCGAACTCGAGCTCGACATCATCCCTCTTTCCGACAAAATAAATCGGCTTATGAAGGGGGCGTTTATTCTCATTTAGATGCTCGACGAAGCTAACGATCCCTCCTGTATAATGGAACTCGTGGGTGCGATCCGTCCTCTCATCAATGACGACAATCTTAAGACCTTTATTTAAGAAGGCTTGCTCCCTTAATCGCTGGGAGAGGATGTCGAAGTTGAACTCAGTGGTCTCGAAAATAGTGGGGTCCGGCTTAAAGGTGATCTTTGTGCCTCGTTTCTTCGTATTACCGATCACCTTAAGCGGGGTGATCGCCTTCCCCTTGGCGTAAACCTGTTTGTAGATCTTTCCTTCTCTTCTTATCTCAAGCTCGAGATGCTCGGAGAGGGCGTTCACCACCGATACCCCTACCCCATGAAGTCCACCGGATATCTTATAGCTCCTCCGATCGAACTTACCC is drawn from Acidobacteriota bacterium and contains these coding sequences:
- the gyrB gene encoding DNA topoisomerase (ATP-hydrolyzing) subunit B, with product MEREEVKKKVENPIEEERYDASKIRVIEGLDAVRKRPAMYIGDTGISGLHQLVFEVVDNSVDEALAGYCTKIKVFIHVDNTVTVVDNGRGIPVDIHPTEKKPACEVVMTTLHAGGKFDRRSYKISGGLHGVGVSVVNALSEHLELEIRREGKIYKQVYAKGKAITPLKVIGNTKKRGTKITFKPDPTIFETTEFNFDILSQRLREQAFLNKGLKIVVIDERTDRTHEFHYTGGIVSFVEHLNENKRPLHKPIYFVGKRDDVELEFALQYHDGYTENIFSFANNINTKEGGTHLVGFKAGLTRSINSYAMARNLIKNNSLKITGDDVREGLTAVISVKLFEPQFEGQTKAKLGNSVVRGLMEAFVNESLTRYFEENPKVAKVILEKVIDAARAREAARKARDLTRRKGLLEATSLPGKLADCQERDPGKAELFLVEGESAGGSAKQARDRRFQAILPLRGKILNVEKARFDKMLSNEEIRTIIAALGAGIGKDEFDLAKLRYHKIIIMTDADVDGSHIRTLLLTFFFRHYQELIERGFLYIAQPPLYRVKREREERYIDDDKELEKYLLSLVVSEVKVKNNEGGEYTGRELSRILTKMANRRYFLDRLERRGYASLVVKLLLSLGMKDPELLSDRKKISQLARKIAEKGFAVSEVLPDEEYGGFALEVKNALGMNGYPTKIHYSLISSPEYRQLIGIERELSSFDHPPFTVMGKKGEFEISSKDELFSRLLTLGKQGVYIQRYKGLGEMNPEQLWETTMNPETRKLIRVTIEDAVEADRIFSLLMGGEVEPRRRFIEENALFVRNLDI